Part of the Antennarius striatus isolate MH-2024 chromosome 6, ASM4005453v1, whole genome shotgun sequence genome, GCCTCACCTTTCTCCTTTACCGACAAATTGATGTTCTTGGTCAAGGACACCGAGGGAGTAAAGAAGTCAAACTCAAATTCTCGAATTACACGGCACTCATAGATGCCACTGTCATTATAGGTGACGTTGATGATTTGAATAGAGACATCTTGCAAGTCCTGACTTCCATTCCAGGTCAGTCTACCTTTAAACGGTCCGTCCAATGCAGATGGACTCTCATTCTCATACTTGTATATCTATAGGAGACAGGAGGAACAAGCAGAAATGCATACACAGTTTGCACTAGAATGAGCACACGCGACACTCAAATACAATGATGTCTCTGCAACTTACATGAGTTTTGGTAGGGGggatgtcattttctttttttggcgTGTAGTACCAATCAACTCGTGTCTTTGCTTTAATCTCCTCCCTCCTTAAACAGGCAATGCAAGTCAACTTCATGGATCTCCCAAGAACTGCTTCTGTCCCTGAAGGGACGtcaacacacacctgctggccTGGGTGGACTGAAGGAACACAGTTCGATTCAGCAGCTTGCCCAATATAAACTCAATCTAAAGCACCCTGTGCACTTTATCTTATTGTTGCTTCGCTCACTGCCCAGAAAAATGGTGGCTGTTTCACAGTCTGCTGCCGAACAGATGTGAATATTATCACCAAATGATTGAGCTTAAGGTGTAGTTTTTTTACTCTATGACATCACTGTTGGAAGCTGataatgcgcacacacacacacacacacacacacacacacacacacacacacacacacacacacgtgcacacacacacacacacgcgcactcACACTTAACCTTACAGTGAAGTAAGAGACAAAAATATACTActtgaaagattttaaataaaacacattaaatttctcaaaatctaaaaaactaaatcagccatttctgtcttaaaatatatttcaaattgaTATATTTCAGTACAAGCAACATGTTCAGAAGAAATATTAGATTATCTGGCTGTTATATTGCTACTTGTGAAAACAGAACTACTTAAACCAGGGTTGTCAAACTTATTTCGGTCTGAAATAAGTGAAAGTAAACATGGTGGCCAGACCAGTAAACATACAGCAAAATTACATAGAAGTAACGataaatccactttttttttctttgttttgaaagATAAAGtagtttatgatttattttattttttttcatattgcaGTACATATGTAAATCTGGCCGTACATTTGACACTCTTGATTTAAACAACATCTTGTGTTCAAGGAACTCCAAAAGGTTGCAGGTATAATTCATTGTATGAACAACCTTCAGCATCACCTTTACTAAGGTGTCTTGAAAAATCAGACATGAAATGTCTGACTATTTGAATACAACTACGTACCACATTGTGAAATCTATTATAAATATCTTTTGAGAGGTGATCAGCTCTTGTATTCTGTACTTACTACGTGACACAAAACTAAATCAATgttaaaaagacaaattcaaTCGAACATCTCGATAAACACTAGAGACCTGAGTCACAACACTAAAAGCATAACCAAGTTCATCCAAGTCAGTAAGCACTAATGATGGCCCTGGCACATTAATAGGAAGAAGGAGGAACACATGGAGGGAgcaagggatggatggatggaatgttGTTTCTTAGGTGCCTTTGTCTAGGAGGAAGGaaagtgcattgtgggtaagtAGTAAGTAAGACGAGAAAGAAGCGAGTGATACATGTGTTAAACTGGGGTATCCCTGACGAACATATTGAAACCCAATTTGATGACTTTGATGCTGTTAAGTGGATTTCACAAGGACACAGAAGTACACAcagagtatttttattttatttcatcctcTGTTAAAGGAACGATAAGGGTATGTGGAAGTGGGAAAGTTGTGGGGAAATTGCATGAAGGGAAAGAATTGAAGGGATTATCAACACAaagatgtggtgtgtgtgtgtgtgtgggggggggtgctgtgTTTGGTCCACCGCTCTTATATAACCCAGAGTCCCCCCCAGGGAGACAGAGACAACATTGActtcatcccttttttttttcttttttgaatgaGGGTCATAGAAAAGCAAGGAAAGGGAGAGGGAgcacagagggagaggagagagagagagagagagagagagagagagagagagagagagagagagagagagagagagagagagagagagagagagaaacaggaagaaagaaaTCTTAATAACCCATTATCCTTTACGTCGTGGATCAATACAGCTCTTCCAGGGGAGAGGAGCGTTAAATTGTGTCTTAACATTGAAACTGAAATTTAAGATCATCGGTGTGACGTTAAAACATCCACAGAAAAAAAGGGAGCTCTGAACATCCGACTCATACTCACCGACAAAAACCAGAAGGACCAAAGTTTGCAAGTAACCTGCGACTTGAAGAACCATGTTTAGCTTTTCGTGGAGTTTTTTGTTGACTGAGGCcctgtaactttttttttttttttttttttttttttgaagcaaaAGTCTTCTTCACACCAGTCTGGGATGAGTTCAGGACCACGGACAGCGCCTCTGTTCGTAACTTCCCTGAACGCGACCTGCGGATCAGTCCGACGCCAAACGCTGTTGACGAGCCGCAGAAGTCTTTACGCGCTCATCTGTGACCCACTGACCCACGACACGTCACTGCATCATCAGGGATTTAGAGATGTAACTTCACAAGTCAATCCAGTCGCTGTAAATAAGAAAGCCGTCTCCAAATGCTGTTTTGTTCTAGTccgagagaaaagaaaagaaaaacccccaaaaagaaCCTGTGGAGTCTCAGGAGGTGACTACCGTCGTGGTGTGGGAAGTTTGTTCCGCGTGAACAGCGACAAATACGATAAACCCCCGTCTTATTCCACCCCTCAGACAATAACACGGCTATCTGTCTGTGTCCTCCATTAAAGATGACTGATAACATTTCCCTGCCGCCTGGTCACAGCCTTCATTTTCCAGCACTTAGCGCCGGGAGCGCAGACGGTTCAATGCGCATGCGCCATCCTCCCACACTACAGCGAGCATGACCACATTATGTCGGTAATTTGGGAAGGGCGAACCCACCCGACACGCATGTCTGTTTGCATGGGCTGTTTGCTTAGGCTGATGGCTGCAGgaggcagacaaacacaacatgaacagaTAATGTCCACAGATAAATGTGTGATGATGTGAGAAATGGAATCCGGAGACTTATAAGGATTCCTATTTTTACATCACATAGAAATGGACCAACacttctgtttaaaaaatgatatGTTCAGTCAATGTATAATGTATGTATAATGATTCATCATGGAGAACTGTATGTTGAAATGGTCTTTAACAGTAGAGGAACCCAAGTTTACAAGCAATATAGATAGTATGAAATCACATACAGCATAACACAAAATCATACGAATCTGAATTTGCTGCAAAGAAGCTGATTCAGTACAGAGAGGGACCCATCTGTCTGTTCTAATGATCTTCTATCCTGTGGAGTTAGCCTTAAAAGGTTTGACATTTTCAGTGATGTTCTGTCTATATTTGGGCACAAGCTCAGCCACCTAGATGTCCAACACTGCTTTCCTTTATTTCCCAGTCATTTATGGGATAAGCAATGCTAAATATGAGTGACAAGGAAAAATTAAGTCAGGGTTATTCACGGATCCAGactaaaaatgactgaaaacattttttttctgtccatcaCACCAACACAACCTTTCGGCTGAAGTGACTGCTGAACAGGATAATTCTAGCAAATTATTTCACTTATCAAAAGCTGCAGCAATTTGACTCTTGTGAAGGCTGGCAGATGTGATGGGAATGCATTATGCATTAATTgcattctctctttctctctctctctctctctctctctctctctctctctctctctctctcacacacacacacacacacacacacacacacacacacacacacacacacacacacacacacacacacacacacacacacacacacacacacacacacacagacacatggtAAAAATGGGCTGTGAATTagcttgaaatgaaaaattccTGCTGcaagaaagcaaataaaagcTTCATTTGACTTCTGAATATAATTGATTGGACAGTTAAGACAGCCAATGTGTCATAACAGGACATTTAtacatgcataaatacataGGTAACCATGGGTTACGTAGTTTGATTGTTTTGATTTACatgtgaaaaattaattttcccTCATCTTCAGTGTTTACGTTGTGTTCTTCTGACACCCAATGATAACTATTGACAACTACATTGTTTAATGCAGCTATCTACCATctctgtacaataaaaaaataaaaatgggcaGAGATGAGTCCTTGACATGTTTGAGTCTGAAAACGTCACAAGCAGTCAAAGTCTTTAATGCTGTAGTCACAGTATCTGATATAACAAGAGGATTTCCCTTGAAGAGATAAAGCTGACTTTTTCCCCTCAAGTAACACacaaaaagggaaaataaatcTTCATATCTGTTTTGATCTATTTTATTTctaggaaaatgaatgatgttATAAGGACACTCTCTGCTGGCGTGGGTACTGGTAAAAACCTGAAAAGCTGAATGATCTCTCATGTTGCTGTCAGTGTCAGAAGTGGGCTGGTACTCTAAAGATGGAGACTAAATATGGCATGCCTGGTTCAACCACATCCTGCAGATAAGGGAACCATAGCAACAGTAATACAGTGCCATGGTGACTATTAGAGAGGCCTGCTTAATGACGACATGCTCACTGAGGAAGACAACAGGAAGCTTCAAAACAAGCTCAGATTTTTACACGTGGTAGTGTTGCTTTTTTACAACAAACCAaggtgaataaatgaataaagtctTCTTCTGATAACCTCAGGGCTTCCACAGATGGATGCATACTtgacagaaccagaacagaataagtGTTTGAGAATAAACTTATGACAAAGGCCTTATAATCTcaaaaacaggaggaggagtgtgtgtgtgtgtgtgtgtgtgtgtgtgtgtgtgtgtatgctgtgaAATTCAGTCAAATGTAGCATCAATATCAATACTTTCCATAACTGATAGTGTGTATAAATAAGTGGCATATACACTGTATTTGCTCATATATGTACTgaatgtgcatatgtgtgtgtgtgtgtgtgtgtgtgtgtgtgtgtgtgtgtgtgtgtgtgttttgtgcaggGCTCCTCGAGAACCCATTGCAGACAGCAGATTTCTAGGGATTTGGAAGGATTTCAAGATTATAACATGCTTACAGCAGGCAGCCGTGGATGAAACATGCTGTAAACTGAGATGTAGAGCACAGCTTTCAGAACCAGATGAACTCTACTGATCTCTTTCAACATCTATCATCTCTAATTATTCTTGATCCATCCATATCTGTGCCTCTTGAACTCTACTCAGTATGTGTGACATATTTTGCTATCATTAGGACATGTTTACAACCATTTACGCACAcaatggtcacacacacagattgtctCCCTAAAAATAAACCTTGTGTTGACCTAAACAACCAGAGCAAAGCAAACACAGTGGCTCAAGAGTGGCTCAGCATAGATTTCTATGTCATTGTTTCTGCCACATTGAGGCAGGTACGTAGGCAATAGCAGGAGCACATACCAGATCATCAAATTGATTAGACATATGAACtcagggggagggagggggcttATCCATGTACTTTATAAACACAAGCATACACACCTATAGGGGAAGGAAACATCCAACTGAGTAGATCTGGCACAGCGCTCTAAGCTAACACTGATAGTAAGTGATGACCTGTTCCATCTGACCTTCTGGCTTGGCTCACAACCTCCTATAGGAATAATCACTTTCTATTATGAGCCCCGGATCCCACATGTCCAATACACCATTCAAACCAGATGAAGGATGCAGCCATGCAGGGtagagtctctctctctctctctgcagtagATGTAGCAGGAATTCAAGCTTCATAGACAGCTTTCCTTTCACTTGATTAACCTGCTGGTAATAGAGACACTGAAAAGAGCTTCAGGGAGAAAGGTTGTGGCACATGGAgcgtgttatgtgtgtgtgaaacagggACGACTATTGAAGTTCAGCAGTGAAAATATCAAGTGGGTCATCAGTTAGATACAATGGAAAGGTTGTTACGAACATGAACCAACAGCAGAGGTGCAAATATCACTGTCTTCATTCAGCTTTAGTTTACCGTCTTTATTACTTTTGACTGGAAATACTAAGACGTGGTTTTACATTGCTGCTAGCTGCCAGGAAATAATTCTGTTCAGGGATAACAGTTAATTAAAAACAGCACAGCCAATTTATGTTTATATAGAGTGCGCTCTTGTTCCTCACgggtaatgtgttccaggaaccacacgcgattaacaaattccgcgatggaacaacaatttatcttattatttacggtaatttaaacgtttatgtaCCCTCCCCATACAGATATtacaccaccttctatctgtattaccttgtcCCACAcccttatcaactgtttaaagacTCATGGAagatagcgcacttccggatgctgtcagccaatagaatgagcgtacggtatcacatgactgcctaccaaaaatccacaatgaggtgaagccgtgaGTGTTGATTTGCGAATGATTGATGACgcacagtgtgtgtatgtgtgtgtgtatttttttaaatttattttggaaaCCTGATGCAAATTAAGATAGGCTCCTGGGATCATTGCTCGACATATAGAGAATATTATGGCGTACATGGAGAACCACGAAGATTAAAAAAGTGATATTCAGATAGAAATAACTATCAGTAAAATCTATATTCAAATGCAGTTATTGGTTACTAACCTGTCACATGTCATCATTATCAATGTGTCCGTTATATTTTCTACTGCCATTTGGCTGTTTTACTTCTACTTCCTggacattaaaacatctgaCAGTCCAGTAATGTGTCAGGGTTGTTGCTACAGACTGTGTCACTCCACTGCTACTCAAACAGATGACTATGTAGTTGATTGTTAACAAGAATTGtgtgtggatttttttatttttttattggttgtGACTCTGGCTAGCTGGAACACCGTCCCTCTGCCAGCCGTCAGCAGCAGTGCAGCCAACTATGCTGGATCACACTCCATCTTCCCCTGCTGAGTGGGGCTGTTGTTCATTT contains:
- the scn3b gene encoding sodium channel regulatory subunit beta-3 isoform X1, encoding MVLQVAGYLQTLVLLVFVVHPGQQVCVDVPSGTEAVLGRSMKLTCIACLRREEIKAKTRVDWYYTPKKENDIPPTKTHIYKYENESPSALDGPFKGRLTWNGSQDLQDVSIQIINVTYNDSGIYECRVIREFEFDFFTPSVSLTKNINLSVKEKASDDTTAVYSEIMMYVLLVFLTFWLLVEMVYCYRKISKSDEQTQDAATCVCHLPSKRLSFLELLIRPSFVLC
- the scn3b gene encoding sodium channel regulatory subunit beta-3 isoform X2 codes for the protein MVLQVAGYLQTLVLLVFVVHPGQQVCVDVPSGTEAVLGRSMKLTCIACLRREEIKAKTRVDWYYTPKKENDIPPTKTHIYKYENESPSALDGPFKGRLTWNGSQDLQDVSIQIINVTYNDSGIYECRVIREFEFDFFTPSVSLTKNINLSVKEKASDDTTAVYSEIMMYVLLVFLTFWLLVEMVYCYRKISKSDEQTQDAATNYLAIPSDQKACPAAPVTQ
- the scn3b gene encoding sodium channel regulatory subunit beta-3 isoform X3 yields the protein MVLQVAGYLQTLVLLVFVVHPGQQVCVDVPSGTEAVLGRSMKLTCIACLRREEIKAKTRVDWYYTPKKENDIPPTKTHIYKYENESPSALDGPFKGRLTWNGSQDLQDVSIQIINVTYNDSGIYECRVIREFEFDFFTPSVSLTKNINLSVKEKASDDTTAVYSEIMMYVLLVFLTFWLLVEMVYCYRKISKSDEQTQDAAY